In Planctomycetota bacterium, the DNA window ATTTCCATTTGGTCCGATCGCAGACAGTATTGCTACATCCTTACCCGCAAGATGCACTCCTCCACTGCCAGCATCCAGGTAGTTCTTTGCCGGGTTGGATGCATGTCGAATACGGCTCTGGAAGAACTGCCAATGCGACGATTCTGCATCCATTGGATAATAAGTCTTCGATACACCATCGTCCTCGATAACGACTGCACTCTGCGGGACGATATCTGGAAGGATGTCTACAGGATACTCCGCCAGCTCAGGAACAAAGTTCCTAATGCGCTCCACCATCGGATCCGCTTGTTCGATGCGAGCCAGTGTCTGATCCAGCTCCGCATATGATGCCAACAACGTCTCCATTTCTTCCAAGCTGGTTCTCAATTCTGCGGCCCGCTCTCCTAGCGCCTCATTATCTTTCTCTAAGACAATTATCTGCGCCTCAAGATCAACAACTTTCTGCATTGCCTTTGTAATTTGTGGCTGTAGCGTCGTATACGACACGAAGGCAAAGAAACCAGTCGCAGCCACACCCGCAAGAAACACAAGAATTGTCCATGTCACTTTTGGTTTCTTGTCATCATCTGCCATCTCAGGCTCCTTCATTGCCCGAGCACCACCTAATGTGCACGGACCAGTTGCCGCTGTTCTAACCTACGCCATCTAGCTTCATCGATCAATGCCCTACCTCCTCGAAACCACCCTCTACACCCCCAACCCCGCCACCTGCGCGCGGTGGTATGCCGATGTCGTCGGCCTGCGGATCCTCCGTGAGCCCGACGAGCGCTCGGCCGCCCTCCGCATTGGGGCCGACCCGCAGGGACTAGGACGAACCTCGGTGCTGCTGCTGTTCAATCCCGAGTGGTCGCGCCGCACCGGCCGCGGCGTGCCGGCGCACGGGGCAGCGGGCGCGGGCCACGTCGCGTTCCTGGTCGACGACCTCGACGCGTGGCCCGATCGGCTGCGAGCCGCCGGCGTCGAGATCGAGCAGGAGATTACCTGGAGTAAGGCCGACGGCTTCCGGCCGGGCCGATCGATCTACGTCCGCGATCCCGCGGGCAACTCGGTCGAGTTCATCGACGCCGACATCTGGCCCGCCTAGCGCAGTACCCTGTGGTGGCGCGAACGACGCCGTCGTTCGTTCCCCCGGAGCACCACCGTCCACGAAAACCAGATGGGAGACCCCGCCATGCCGAGCCAGCGCGTCCGCACGTCGAGCCTGATCCTGTGCGTCGCCGCCCTGGCGGCCGCGAGCGGCTGCCAGTCGGACGCCCAGACCGGGGCGCTGGTCGGCGCCGGCATCGGCGCGCTCGCCGGCCAGGCCATCGGCGGGGACACCGAGTCCACGCTCATCGGGACGGCCGTGGGCTCGGGCGTCGGCTACGTCATCGGCAACGAGCGCGACAAGGCCCGGGCCCGGTCGCTGAGCGACGCGCAGCCCGCCGCCGCCGCGCCGACGCACTCGGACGTCGGCCCGCTCGCGGGCACCCGCTGGGAACTGGTCAGCCTCAACCCCAGCGACATCGCCGGCGAGTTCACGTCGAAGATCGTCGAATTTCGCGGCACCGGCCGGGTGATCACGACGACGACCTGGCCCGATGGACGGGTCGAAGTCGCCGACGAGACCTACCGGGTCGTGGGCGACACGCTGATCGTGAACCAGCCCGGGTACATCATCAACGCCCGCTACGACGTCTCGGGGAGCGACCTCACGATAAGCGCGCAGGAATTCAGCGCCGTGCTTCGTCGCCTGTAGCGCCCGCCCGGTGCGCATGCCCCCGCCCGGCGATCCGTCGGTGTCGGCATCGGGCCCCGATGACAACGGGCCGCTCCCGCGGCCCGCGTCGTTGCACTGGCGTCGAGGAACCGTCGCCGATCAGGCGCCAGGCATCGCGTAGTAGTAGTTGCTCTCGACGATCTTGCCGTCCTGCACCTTGTACTTGGCCATCTCCTTCATGTCCATCCGCTGGCCGGCCATGGGTCCCTGGCTGAAGGTGCAGTCCATGGACATGTAGACGATGAACTCGTCGCCCAGCGGGTAGGGGTCGCTCATCTCGGCCCCGTGGACCTCTAGGCAGCTGAAGAATGCATCGCACCCGTTGAGGAGATCGGCCTTGCTCTGCGGGCCGTTGGGCCTGGCGTGCGGCGGCCGCATCTCCTCGGGCATCTGCATGGGGTCCATGGCCTCGTTGACGACGACGGTGTCGGCGTAGAGGTCCTCGATCGCCTGGCGGTGCTTGCCCTCCTTGCACAGCTCGACGAGCTTGCGACCAACTTCCATCGTGTTCATACTCTTTCTCCGTGTCGTGCGGGCACGACCGTTGGGCCGGCGTGCGGGGGCCGGCCGCTGGGGAGGCGGGGGCCGGCGACGATCGCGCGGCGACCCCATGTTAGCCATTCGTCCGGAACAGCGTCAACCCTAAGAACAGCAGGGCGAACCCGGTCCAGAACGCGATGCCCGCCCAGCTCCAGGCTCGCATCCCGCGGCCCGGGCGGTGCTCGGCGGCGACCTCCCGCGACACCATCGCCCGGTGGTTGAAGAACACCAGCAGCGGCGTGCCCAGGAAGCTGAGCGTCGTGGCGAGGTCCACCAGAGCGAGCAGGCTGGTCGGGAAGCGAGAGATGATCACCAGCGCCCCGGCGACGAGCACGCCGACGAAGGTCCAGTAGCCCACGCCCATCCCAGACTCGCGATCGCAATCACCGTCGCGTGCGACGCGGACGAAGGCCGCCATCGTCCGGGGGATGGCGTCGAGCACGGTGATCGTCGTGCTGTACATCACCGCGATCGCGCACGTCGCGACGAGCGGCTTGGCCCACGGCCCCAGCGTCTCGGCGTACATGCGGATGAGTTGGTTGGCGAAGCCGCCCGCGGTCTCCGCCGGCTGCTCGCCCGAGCCGTAGAACACCGACGCCCCGAGCACGACGAAGGCGATCGCCAGCACGATGCACAGGCCGTAGCCGACCAGGAAATCCAGCGAGCACTCGCGGCGGGTGGCGTCGTGGCCGGTCTGGCGCTTGCGCGCGAGCGTCCACAGGCTGTGCCACACGGTGATGTCCAGCGGCGCCGGCATCCAGCCGACCAGCCTGACGGCGAAGGCCAGCAGCGCCAGGTCGTAGGTCGTCGGCAGCAGCGGCGTTGCGCCCAGATCCAGCGAGGGCAGGGCGATGCCGGCCGCCACCACCGTGCCGATCGCCAGCACGAGCATCAGCGCCTTGACGACGCGATCGAGCCAGCGGAAGCCGCCCAGCGCGAGTACGCCCACGCAGGTGCCCAGAACCATCGCCGATACCCATGCCGCGTGCGCAGATTGCCCATCGTCGAGCACGCCGATCACCCGGCCGATGGGCGTGACCACCAGCGGGCCGACGAGGGCGGCGGTCACCAGCGTGATGGCCGCTTGGATGGTGAACATCGTGCCCACCTGCACCACGCCGAAGAGCCCGAGCGTCCATCGGCCCTGCCGGCGGTACGCGTGCAGCAGCGAGCGGCCGGTGGCGGCGGCGTACCGCGGGCCGAAGAGCATGGCGGGCAGCTTCATCGCGTGTGCGAGCACGACCAGCCCGACGAGCCCGAGCCCGTAGACCGCGCCAGCCCGGGTCGACTGCACGAGGTGGCTGACACCGATGGCGGCGCCCGCGAAGAGGATGCCGGGGCCAAGGGCGGCGAGGAACCGATTGCACGTGATGGGATGTGGGTTGGGCGTCGCCTGTGTCATCGCGGCTCCCGAGTCGGCGGGAGCGTAGGGGAGGGCAATGGGGAGTGGGCAATGGTCAATGGGGCGCACGGAATGGCCGTCTCGGGGAGAGTGCACGGTTCAATGCCATTGCCCAACGCCCATGCCCTATTGCCCCGCCCCACTACTGTTGCGCATGGCGAAGAAGGCGTCCACGAGCAGCCCCGCCCGTCCCAGGCTCCTCACCGGCGGCAACCCGCAGATCCCCAAGGGCGACGGCGAGGGGCCCGTGCGGGCCTACATCGACGCCATGCCGGGCTGGAAGTGTGATGTCGGGCGGCGGCTCGACACGCTCATCGTGGAGACGGTGCCGGCGGTCCGCCAGGCCGTGCGGTGGAACTCGCCGTTCTACGGCATCGAGGATCGCGGCTGGTTCGTGTCGTTCTACTGCTTCACGGAGTACGTCAAGCTGACGTTCCTCAACGGCGCGTCGCTGGATCCACCGCCGCCGATCGAGTCGAAGCACACCGACGTGCGGTACTCCAAGATCTTCGAGACTGATGAGATCGACGAGAAGCAGCTTGCGGCGTGGTTCAGGCAGGCAAGCGAACTACCCGGAGAGGCGTTGTTCTAGCAAAGAACTACACGACGAAGAAGCCGACCAGGAACACCAGGGCAATAACGACCACGATGATCACCAGCCGGGTCGAGAGCGACAATTCCAGCGGCTTGGGCTTCGAGAATTCCCACTCGCTCTTCCGCGCCATGCTCAATCCTCGGGCACGTCGCTGCTCGTCACGATTCCGCGGAACGCCATCCGCAGGCTGTTGGTGACCGGACCCTCGCCGTCGGAGATGGCGTGGCTCGCCGTCACGCCGCCGCTGCCGTCGTGCTCGAGCACCTCGCGGATGCCGATGATCTCGGCGGCCGACCCGGTCATGAACAGCTCATCGGCGGCGTAGATGTCGTCCATCGAGAGGTGCGCAATCTCTACCGACAGGCCGCACTGCGGCGCGAGGCGATCGATCACGAAGCGACGGGTGATGCCTTCGAGCAGGCCGTCCTCCACCGGTGGCGTGCGGATCGCGCCGTCCTTGACCACGAAGATGTTGTCGCCCGAGCCCTCGGCCACGTTGCCGTCGGTGTTGGTCATGATGACCTCGAGCAGCTTGTCCTCCTCGGCGGTGATGCCGAGGGACTGCGTGAGGTGGATGGCCTCGCACTTGGCCATGATGTTGTTGAGGTAGTTGAGGCTCTTGATCCTGGGATCGAGGCACTCCACGGGGATGCGGGGGCGGTGGGCCTTGACGACGCGCATGCCCGCCTCGTACATCGCCTCGGGGTAGAGGCGGATCTGGTCGGCGATGCAGATGATGCCGGCACGGGGGCAGTGGTACGGATTGAGCCCCAGCGTGCCCTCGCCCCGCGTGACGATGAGGCGGATGTAGCCGTTGGTGATGCCGTTGGCCTCGATGCAGCGGCGCTGCACGTCGATCATCTCGTCGCGGCTGATGGGGATGTCGAGGTAGAGCTTCTCGGCGCTGGCCCACAGGCGATCCATGTGCTGGCCCAGCATGAAGATCTTGCCGTTGTAGACGCGGATGCCCTCGAACACGCCGTCGCCGTAGAGCAGCCCGTGATCGAAGACGTTCACGCTGGCCTCGCTCTTGGGCACGATCTGGCCGTTAACGTAGACCATCGGGCCGTCGTCGCCGGCGGCACGGACCTGGGGGCTGGCGGCCTTGCTCGGTGTCGTGGCGTGGCTCATTGCTGCTCTCCGTGCCGTGCTCCGCCCGCGGGGGCGTTCGGTGGCCCACCGCTGCCGGTCCTCGTGGCGATGTGGCGGAACGCTGCGGCGCGGGCGTCGCGACCGGCGACGCCGCAAACCCCGCATCGGCGGCAGTCTAGCGGGAATGGACGCGGCGGGCGGCAGGACCGTGCAAAATGCGTACATGCCCCATTCAGCTGGACGCCGCAGAGTCCTCGACCATCCGTCGGACGCCGAGCTCCCAGCCCACGGCGCGCTCCACCGTCGGCCGCGACCACCGGAAGCCCGAGCGCTGCAGCACGCCGGGCTCGGCCCGGGTCGAGGCGAGCAGGGCCTCGTCGGCGAATTCGCGTCCCACCGCCACCCGCAGGGCGGCGGGGGGCACGCCGAGCACCGCGGGCCGGCGGAGCGCGCGGCCGACGGCCTGCGCGATGTCGTTGGCCGTCGCCGCGTGCGCCGCGCAGATGTTGACGGGCCCGTGCATGGAGTCGTCGGCCAGGCAGTGCAGCACGGCGGCGAGCGCATCGTCGAGGCCGATCCAGGGCCACCACTGCCGCCCGCCGCCGAGCGGCCCGCCGGCGAAGAGCCGCGTGGGCAGCAGCAGCTTCCGCAGCGCGCCGCCGCGGGCGGACAGCACCGCGCCAAAGCGCAGATGCACGACGCGCACGCCGGCGAGCTCGGCCGGCCTCGCGGCCCGCTCCCAGTCTCGGACGAGCGCCGCCAGGAATCCGTCGCCGGGCGGCGCGGCCTCGTCGAACGGCTCGTCGCCGCCCTCGCCGTACACGTGCGCACCCGAGGCGTTGAGCAGCACGGGCCTCGACGCGACGGGCAGCCCCGCGATCGTGCGCGCAAGGAGCCCGGTAGGCTTCAAGCGGCTCTCGGTGAGTTCGTTCTTGCGGGCGAGCGTCCAGCGGCCGTCGGCGATGCTCGCTCCGCACAGGTTGACCACCGCGTCGACGCCATCGAGCGCCGAGGCGGCCAGCGTCATCGCGGCCGGGTTCCAGTGGCGTTGCTCCAGGCCATCAATTGGCTCTCGCTCTGGCGGCCGGCGGACCAGGCGGATCACGCGGTGCCCGCCCGTCGACAGGAAGGCCGCCAGCGCGACGCCGATGTCGCCGCTGGACCCCGCGATTGCGACGGTCATCGGCGCGGGGCCCGCGGCGTGCCGCTCCAGATCCATCCGCGTGCGTTCGTGGCGGAACCAGAACATGCGGTCGAGCATGGCGCGGATGCTCCGCCCAGCAGCGAGCCCTCCCAGCGGACCGCCCCGCAGGTCGTAGTCGACCGAGTCCCGGAGCGTGGAACCACCATCGTCGGCGGGCAGGAACTCGTGGGTGTGCTCCCAGCATGCGAAGGGCCCGCGGAGCTGGCGATCGCAGAAACGGCGGCCCTCTTCGTGACCGAAGTGCTCGGCGATCCACGGCAGCGCGACCGGGCCGACGCGGGTCTCGAACTCGACGCGGGCACCGTTGCCGATGAACGGCGAATCCCGCCCCGGCGTGCGGCGGGCGACGCGGACGCTCTGCCAGGGCGGCACGAGCCGTTCGATGGCCCCGGGCCGCGCGTGCCAGTCGTAGAGCTCCCGCACGGAGCAGGGCATCGGGCTGGCCTTCCGTAGCGTGGGCATGCCGGCGGATGATCGCACGGCCGTGGCGCGGGGGCGAGCGCACGCTCGACATTTTTGTTGGCGGCGGCAGTAGAGTTGGGCATGCCGGACGACACGCCCATCGCGACGCGGACCATCGAGGGATTCCTGGGGTCGCTGGCGCACAGGTCCCCCGCGCCGGGTGGTGGCGCGACCGCCGCGGTCGCGGGCGCCCTCGCGGCGGCGCAGGCGTCGATGGTCGTCGCGTACTCGCGCGGCAAGAAGTCGCTCGCCGATCACGCCGCGGCGCACGCCGAGATCGAGGCGATCCTCGAACGCGCCCGCGCGGACCTGATGGACCTCGCCGACGCGGACGCCATCGCCTACGCCGAGATGAACCGACTCCAGCGGCTGCCCGACGGAGACCCCGAGCGCAACCGGCTGCCCGAGGCCGCCCGCGCGTGCGTGGACGTGCCGGTGCGAGTGCAGGAGGCGTGCGCCGCGATGCTGGACGCCGGCGGGCGGCTCGCCCCGATCGCGAACCGATGGTTGCTGAGCGATCTGGCCATCGCCGCGATGCTGGCCGAGGCGACCGTCCGCTGCTCGGACCGCAACATCCGCGTCAATGCGGGCGACCTGGGCGACGCGGGACCCGCGGCCGTCGATCAGAGCGGCCGCCGATGCGACGACGCCGCCCGCGCCATGCGGAGCATCCTGAGCGCCATCGACGAGGCCACCGGCTGACGGGGCCGCCCCATCAGCAAGAACCGAAACAGGGGATCCACCCTCCTCGTATCCACGGGTACCGCCGCCGCGAACCCGGCTTCGTCGGTTCGTAGGCAGACCTAGGGGAGGATTGCCGACATGCCGCCTTCGATTTCTCGGACCGCCCTCGCTGGCGGCTGCTTCTTTGCCGTTGCACCGATCGCGCTCGCACAGGCCCTCATGCACGAGCCGGGACCGCGGCCCGACGACGGCCCGATCACCTTCCAGGGCCAGACCTACGACTCGTGGGCCGAGGTCGCCTTCTCGGGCTATTTCAACCACGACCATACCCGCTGCGGCTTCGTGGACGAGCGCGACGAGCTCGGCATGGCCGGCGTGGGCGGCGGCTCCTTCGACAGCCGCAACGACTGCACGCTCTCCAGCACTACGCCGCGGCCGCGATACGAGCCATCCGAGGGCCTGTACCGCGTCCCCGTCGTGGTGCACATCATCCGCCGCAGCGATGGCCGTGGCGACATGTCCGATGCACGCGTGCGTTCGCAGATCGACATCCTCAACGAGGACTTCCGGGCGATCCCCGGATCGCTGGGGGGTGACGGCGCCGACGTGGGCATCGAGTTCTACCTCGCGACCGAGGACCCCGACGGCATGCCCACAACCGGCATCACCCGCACGACCAACAACACGTGGTTCCGCGACCAGGGCGACTACTGGACGCCCCTGCACTGGGACACCAACCGCTACCTCAACATCTACACCAACGAGGCCAGCGGCGCCCTCGGCTACGTGCCCGGGCTTCCACAGGGCGGCATCGTCGGCCGCACCAACGATCGCGTGGTCGTGCTCTACTCCAGCTTCGGCCGCGATGCCCCGCTCTTCCCATTCGACCAGGGCCGCACCGCGACGCACGAGGTTGGCCACTGGCTGGGCCTGTACCACACGTTTAGCGGCGGCTGCGGCTCGGCGACGTCCTGCAACACCACGGGCGATCTGATCTGCGATACCAACGGCCAGAACAGCCCGACCTTCGGCTGCCCGTCCGCGAGCTCGAGCTGCGGGCTGCCCGCGCCCTTTGACAACTACATGGACTACAGCGACGACCGCTGCATGGAGCGTTTCACGCCCGAACAGGCCAACCGCATGCGGTGCACGCTGGAGAACTGGCGGCCCGACGCGTACGCCCCGGCCAGCGCCGGATGCTCGCCCGCCGATCTCGCCGAACCCTTCGGCACCCTGGATTTCGTGGACTTCCTGGAGTTCCAGAATCTGTTCGCCGTGGGTGATCCCGCCGCCGACATCACCGGCGACGGCGTGCTGAACATCTTCGACTTCCTCGAGTTCCAGAACATCTTCACGGCCGGCTGCTAGAGCGGACGACCGCGACGGACACGAGGAAGGCCGCAGCACCCGAGCGGGCTATCCCCGACGGCCTAGGCACAAGCCACATCCCGGATGGCGCGTATACCCGCGTTGCGCGATCGGCGTGCAACGCGGGCTTCTGCTTCGTCGATAGCGTGAGCGCGGCCCGGAAGACCAAGCGTCCCGGGCAAACCGAAAGGAGGCCGACATGGCCACCCAGCAGACGCCCGACCAGCACACTACCACCTGGCCCGAGCTGGCCATCGGCCTGTACGACCGCCTGACGGGTCGCAACGCCGAGATCACCTACGAGTTCGACAACGCACGCATCCACGTGCCTAGCGGCACCGGCCCGCAGGCCCAGCACGCCGAATGGAAGGTCGACGGCACCATCCGCATCCGCACGCGGGACGCATCGAGTTCCGCCCCAAACTAATCGTGGCCGGCCGCCTCGAGGGCGCGGTGTCGTGGGCCGGTGAGAGGCCCATGCCCATGTCGATCGACGCGGACGGCCGGGGCCTGCTCGTTCGCTTCTCGTCCATCCTCGCGCCGGCCCGGATGCTCCTCCGCACGCGGTCGTCGCTCCGCGGAA includes these proteins:
- a CDS encoding zinc metalloprotease yields the protein MPPSISRTALAGGCFFAVAPIALAQALMHEPGPRPDDGPITFQGQTYDSWAEVAFSGYFNHDHTRCGFVDERDELGMAGVGGGSFDSRNDCTLSSTTPRPRYEPSEGLYRVPVVVHIIRRSDGRGDMSDARVRSQIDILNEDFRAIPGSLGGDGADVGIEFYLATEDPDGMPTTGITRTTNNTWFRDQGDYWTPLHWDTNRYLNIYTNEASGALGYVPGLPQGGIVGRTNDRVVVLYSSFGRDAPLFPFDQGRTATHEVGHWLGLYHTFSGGCGSATSCNTTGDLICDTNGQNSPTFGCPSASSSCGLPAPFDNYMDYSDDRCMERFTPEQANRMRCTLENWRPDAYAPASAGCSPADLAEPFGTLDFVDFLEFQNLFAVGDPAADITGDGVLNIFDFLEFQNIFTAGC
- a CDS encoding DUF1801 domain-containing protein, producing MAKKASTSSPARPRLLTGGNPQIPKGDGEGPVRAYIDAMPGWKCDVGRRLDTLIVETVPAVRQAVRWNSPFYGIEDRGWFVSFYCFTEYVKLTFLNGASLDPPPPIESKHTDVRYSKIFETDEIDEKQLAAWFRQASELPGEALF
- a CDS encoding TIGR01777 family oxidoreductase, with the translated sequence MPTLRKASPMPCSVRELYDWHARPGAIERLVPPWQSVRVARRTPGRDSPFIGNGARVEFETRVGPVALPWIAEHFGHEEGRRFCDRQLRGPFACWEHTHEFLPADDGGSTLRDSVDYDLRGGPLGGLAAGRSIRAMLDRMFWFRHERTRMDLERHAAGPAPMTVAIAGSSGDIGVALAAFLSTGGHRVIRLVRRPPEREPIDGLEQRHWNPAAMTLAASALDGVDAVVNLCGASIADGRWTLARKNELTESRLKPTGLLARTIAGLPVASRPVLLNASGAHVYGEGGDEPFDEAAPPGDGFLAALVRDWERAARPAELAGVRVVHLRFGAVLSARGGALRKLLLPTRLFAGGPLGGGRQWWPWIGLDDALAAVLHCLADDSMHGPVNICAAHAATANDIAQAVGRALRRPAVLGVPPAALRVAVGREFADEALLASTRAEPGVLQRSGFRWSRPTVERAVGWELGVRRMVEDSAASS
- a CDS encoding cyclodeaminase/cyclohydrolase family protein, translated to MPDDTPIATRTIEGFLGSLAHRSPAPGGGATAAVAGALAAAQASMVVAYSRGKKSLADHAAAHAEIEAILERARADLMDLADADAIAYAEMNRLQRLPDGDPERNRLPEAARACVDVPVRVQEACAAMLDAGGRLAPIANRWLLSDLAIAAMLAEATVRCSDRNIRVNAGDLGDAGPAAVDQSGRRCDDAARAMRSILSAIDEATG
- the ilvE gene encoding branched-chain-amino-acid transaminase; this translates as MSHATTPSKAASPQVRAAGDDGPMVYVNGQIVPKSEASVNVFDHGLLYGDGVFEGIRVYNGKIFMLGQHMDRLWASAEKLYLDIPISRDEMIDVQRRCIEANGITNGYIRLIVTRGEGTLGLNPYHCPRAGIICIADQIRLYPEAMYEAGMRVVKAHRPRIPVECLDPRIKSLNYLNNIMAKCEAIHLTQSLGITAEEDKLLEVIMTNTDGNVAEGSGDNIFVVKDGAIRTPPVEDGLLEGITRRFVIDRLAPQCGLSVEIAHLSMDDIYAADELFMTGSAAEIIGIREVLEHDGSGGVTASHAISDGEGPVTNSLRMAFRGIVTSSDVPED
- a CDS encoding VOC family protein; protein product: MPYLLETTLYTPNPATCARWYADVVGLRILREPDERSAALRIGADPQGLGRTSVLLLFNPEWSRRTGRGVPAHGAAGAGHVAFLVDDLDAWPDRLRAAGVEIEQEITWSKADGFRPGRSIYVRDPAGNSVEFIDADIWPA
- a CDS encoding SnoaL-like domain-containing protein — translated: MNTMEVGRKLVELCKEGKHRQAIEDLYADTVVVNEAMDPMQMPEEMRPPHARPNGPQSKADLLNGCDAFFSCLEVHGAEMSDPYPLGDEFIVYMSMDCTFSQGPMAGQRMDMKEMAKYKVQDGKIVESNYYYAMPGA
- a CDS encoding divalent metal cation transporter — translated: MTQATPNPHPITCNRFLAALGPGILFAGAAIGVSHLVQSTRAGAVYGLGLVGLVVLAHAMKLPAMLFGPRYAAATGRSLLHAYRRQGRWTLGLFGVVQVGTMFTIQAAITLVTAALVGPLVVTPIGRVIGVLDDGQSAHAAWVSAMVLGTCVGVLALGGFRWLDRVVKALMLVLAIGTVVAAGIALPSLDLGATPLLPTTYDLALLAFAVRLVGWMPAPLDITVWHSLWTLARKRQTGHDATRRECSLDFLVGYGLCIVLAIAFVVLGASVFYGSGEQPAETAGGFANQLIRMYAETLGPWAKPLVATCAIAVMYSTTITVLDAIPRTMAAFVRVARDGDCDRESGMGVGYWTFVGVLVAGALVIISRFPTSLLALVDLATTLSFLGTPLLVFFNHRAMVSREVAAEHRPGRGMRAWSWAGIAFWTGFALLFLGLTLFRTNG
- a CDS encoding YMGG-like glycine zipper-containing protein yields the protein MPSQRVRTSSLILCVAALAAASGCQSDAQTGALVGAGIGALAGQAIGGDTESTLIGTAVGSGVGYVIGNERDKARARSLSDAQPAAAAPTHSDVGPLAGTRWELVSLNPSDIAGEFTSKIVEFRGTGRVITTTTWPDGRVEVADETYRVVGDTLIVNQPGYIINARYDVSGSDLTISAQEFSAVLRRL